A portion of the Parasedimentitalea marina genome contains these proteins:
- a CDS encoding component of SufBCD complex gives MELLDTLVELIDMRSFSNLWFWIALAVVWSSASHWVLGVPIDLVYRAGRNGGQAELDLEDLVRVNVNRMLYIVQVSGAWLLGFVCFILSGLLVLGVVYDVEFAQAVFLLLFPLALVGCVSLATANKIARDHVMGEGLRKLLVRCRIYIQMIGTIAIFVTAMWGMYQNLKYGFLG, from the coding sequence TTGGAATTACTTGATACTTTGGTTGAACTGATCGACATGCGGTCCTTTTCCAACCTTTGGTTCTGGATTGCCTTGGCCGTCGTCTGGTCAAGTGCAAGTCATTGGGTGCTTGGGGTGCCTATTGACCTGGTTTATCGGGCCGGCCGCAATGGCGGACAAGCGGAACTGGACCTGGAAGACTTGGTTCGCGTGAACGTGAACCGGATGTTGTATATTGTGCAGGTTTCCGGTGCCTGGTTGCTTGGATTTGTGTGTTTTATTTTGTCCGGATTACTGGTTCTCGGAGTGGTTTATGATGTTGAATTTGCACAGGCGGTATTTCTGTTGCTCTTTCCACTGGCTCTGGTCGGATGCGTCAGTTTGGCGACTGCAAACAAGATCGCACGGGATCATGTGATGGGGGAGGGACTGCGGAAACTACTGGTCCGTTGTCGCATATACATTCAGATGATCGGTACTATTGCTATCTTTGTGACGGCGATGTGGGGGATGTATCAGAACCTGAAATATGGTTTTCTCGGCTAA